A region of Thermococcus barossii DNA encodes the following proteins:
- a CDS encoding diphthine--ammonia ligase, producing MRVAVLYSGGKDSNYALYWALRQGFEVKYLVSMVSERDDSYMYHVPNIHLTELQAKAIGIPLVKGFTSGEKEREVEDMKAVLEGLKIEGVVAGALASEYQKKRVDRVAEELGLESFAPAWHRDPIDYMRELVGIFDIVMVGVSAYGLDESWLGRRIDEKALGELVKLHERYKIHVAGEGGEFETFVRDAPFFRARIVFDEVEKRWNEWEYSGVLEVKRAHLERKG from the coding sequence ATGCGCGTCGCGGTGCTCTATTCGGGCGGTAAAGATTCCAACTACGCCCTCTACTGGGCGCTGAGGCAGGGCTTTGAGGTGAAATACCTCGTCTCGATGGTCAGCGAGCGCGATGACAGCTACATGTACCACGTGCCGAACATACACCTCACCGAGCTCCAAGCTAAAGCCATAGGGATCCCCCTCGTCAAGGGATTCACAAGCGGCGAGAAGGAGAGGGAAGTCGAGGACATGAAGGCCGTCCTCGAAGGGCTGAAGATTGAGGGTGTCGTTGCCGGAGCTCTGGCGAGTGAGTACCAGAAGAAGCGCGTTGATAGGGTGGCGGAGGAGCTCGGGCTTGAGAGCTTCGCCCCGGCCTGGCACCGCGATCCAATAGATTATATGCGCGAGCTGGTGGGGATTTTCGACATCGTGATGGTCGGGGTTTCAGCATACGGCCTGGACGAGAGCTGGCTCGGACGGAGGATAGACGAGAAGGCCTTAGGTGAGCTGGTAAAGCTCCACGAGAGGTATAAAATCCACGTCGCTGGCGAGGGCGGCGAGTTCGAGACCTTCGTCAGGGATGCACCGTTCTTCAGGGCGAGGATAGTTTTCGACGAGGTCGAGAAGAGGTGGAACGAGTGGGAGTATTCCGGGGTTCTTGAGGTGAAGAGGGCACACCTTGAAAGAAAAGGTTGA
- a CDS encoding bifunctional L-myo-inositol-1-phosphate cytidylyltransferase/CDP-L-myo-inositol myo-inositolphosphotransferase — translation MAPGTAVILAAGLGTRIGGRPKGLLKVAGREILYRTMVLLQKNGIKRFVIVTNERYAPLYREFIERHGFNAELVINPEPEKGNGHSLHLARNRVSGRFVLVMSDHVYGEAFIERAVKGDGLIADRKPGWINVEEATKVKIRDGRVERIGKGLREWDAVDTGFFVLDEGIFEVTARLEEERDGDYPLSEVVERAGLRVTFVDGLGWTDVDTPEELKRARKMLVFTAVKGTGDGFISRHINRKISTRVSYLLAEKVTPNQMTALTFTLGILSAFLTLVNLPLAGILYQLSSILDGVDGELARAQLRTSRFGGYIDSLLDRYVDGAFLALMAYTTLREPLWYLVALLALLGSVMVSYSTERFRAAYGEDAYRAIPALRKLPGKRDERIFLTMLFLLHPSGASVKALLLLLALLTNLRVILTAWLVGRKKS, via the coding sequence ATGGCTCCAGGGACGGCGGTGATTCTAGCGGCTGGCCTCGGCACGAGGATTGGGGGCAGGCCCAAAGGGCTCCTGAAGGTCGCCGGAAGGGAGATTCTCTATCGAACGATGGTACTGCTCCAGAAAAACGGCATCAAACGCTTTGTAATCGTAACCAACGAGCGCTACGCCCCCCTCTACAGGGAGTTCATTGAAAGGCACGGCTTCAACGCGGAGCTCGTCATCAATCCCGAGCCCGAGAAGGGCAACGGACACTCGCTCCACCTGGCCAGAAACCGCGTCTCCGGGAGGTTTGTTCTGGTCATGAGCGACCACGTTTATGGTGAAGCATTCATCGAGCGCGCTGTAAAGGGAGACGGCCTGATAGCGGACAGGAAACCGGGGTGGATTAACGTTGAAGAGGCCACAAAGGTCAAAATCAGGGACGGCAGGGTCGAGCGAATCGGAAAGGGGCTGAGAGAGTGGGACGCGGTTGACACGGGCTTTTTTGTCCTCGACGAGGGCATCTTTGAGGTGACAGCCCGGCTTGAAGAAGAGCGGGACGGTGACTACCCGCTGAGTGAGGTCGTTGAGCGGGCTGGGCTTAGGGTGACTTTCGTTGACGGTCTAGGCTGGACCGACGTTGACACGCCGGAGGAGCTGAAGAGAGCCAGAAAGATGCTCGTCTTCACCGCTGTTAAGGGAACCGGCGACGGCTTCATCAGCAGGCACATCAACAGGAAGATTTCGACGAGGGTCAGCTACCTCCTCGCCGAGAAGGTCACTCCGAACCAAATGACAGCCCTTACATTCACCCTTGGAATCCTTTCGGCCTTTCTAACGCTCGTTAACCTCCCGCTGGCCGGGATACTCTACCAGCTTAGCTCTATCCTCGACGGAGTTGACGGCGAGCTGGCCAGGGCACAGCTGAGGACGAGCAGGTTCGGCGGCTATATAGACTCCCTCCTCGACCGCTACGTTGACGGGGCGTTCCTCGCGCTAATGGCATACACTACCCTGAGGGAACCCCTCTGGTACCTCGTTGCCCTCCTCGCCCTCCTCGGCTCGGTCATGGTCAGCTACTCGACCGAGAGGTTCAGGGCCGCCTACGGCGAGGACGCCTACCGCGCGATTCCAGCGTTGAGAAAACTGCCGGGGAAGAGGGACGAGAGAATATTCCTGACGATGCTGTTTCTCCTGCACCCGTCCGGGGCTTCGGTTAAAGCGCTCCTTCTCCTGCTGGCCCTTTTGACAAACCTGAGGGTTATCCTGACGGCGTGGCTTGTGGGAAGGAAGAAAAGCTGA
- a CDS encoding ABC transporter ATP-binding protein has translation MVRVTLDSITKRFGDFEALKRVSLEISDKEFMALLGPSGSGKSTLLYTIAGIYRPTSGRIYFDGRDVTDVPPKDRNVGLVFQNWALYPHMKVFDNIAFPLELRKAPKDEIARKVREVAEMLRIENLLDRYPWQLSGGQQQRVAIARALVKEPDVLLLDEPLSNLDALLRLEVRAELKRLQKELGITAVYVTHDQAEALAMADRIAVIKEGVILQVGTPDDVYYRPKYRFVGGFLGSPPMNFVEAEIEGPYLNVYGSVIPVPAQYRETVERLGVTEVILGFRPHDAEVVKGKAEGLAGTVYSFEPLGREQIVTVSVNGAFVKVFAPEGEHFSFGEPVTVKLREDRIVLFDKKSEKALEFLGD, from the coding sequence ATGGTTAGGGTTACCCTCGACAGCATCACAAAGAGGTTCGGCGACTTTGAGGCCCTCAAACGGGTGAGCCTGGAGATATCCGATAAGGAGTTCATGGCCCTCCTTGGTCCCTCCGGAAGCGGGAAGTCAACGCTCCTCTACACGATAGCCGGAATCTACAGGCCGACGAGCGGTCGGATTTATTTCGACGGCAGGGACGTTACCGATGTCCCGCCGAAGGACAGGAACGTTGGCCTGGTTTTTCAGAACTGGGCGCTCTATCCCCATATGAAGGTCTTCGACAACATAGCCTTTCCCCTTGAGCTGAGAAAGGCACCAAAGGACGAAATAGCCAGAAAAGTCAGGGAAGTGGCCGAGATGCTCAGGATAGAGAACCTCCTCGACCGCTATCCGTGGCAGCTGAGCGGCGGTCAGCAGCAGCGTGTGGCCATAGCGAGGGCGCTGGTCAAGGAACCCGATGTGTTGCTCCTCGACGAGCCCCTCAGCAACCTCGACGCTCTCCTGAGGCTTGAGGTCAGGGCCGAGCTCAAGAGGCTCCAGAAAGAGCTTGGTATCACGGCCGTTTACGTCACCCACGATCAGGCGGAGGCCCTGGCAATGGCCGACAGGATAGCGGTGATAAAAGAGGGAGTAATACTGCAGGTCGGGACTCCCGACGACGTCTATTACAGGCCGAAGTACCGGTTCGTCGGCGGCTTCCTCGGAAGTCCGCCCATGAACTTTGTGGAGGCGGAAATCGAGGGCCCTTACCTCAACGTTTACGGGAGTGTGATTCCGGTTCCGGCCCAGTACAGGGAGACGGTAGAGAGGCTGGGTGTCACTGAGGTGATCCTTGGCTTCAGGCCGCACGACGCGGAGGTCGTCAAAGGAAAGGCCGAGGGACTGGCTGGAACGGTTTACTCCTTTGAGCCTCTCGGCAGGGAGCAGATAGTAACCGTCTCGGTCAACGGTGCGTTTGTCAAGGTCTTTGCTCCCGAGGGGGAGCACTTCAGCTTCGGCGAGCCGGTGACGGTGAAACTCCGGGAGGACAGGATAGTCCTCTTCGACAAAAAGAGCGAGAAAGCCCTTGAGTTCCTTGGGGATTGA